In Nicotiana tabacum cultivar K326 chromosome 2, ASM71507v2, whole genome shotgun sequence, the following proteins share a genomic window:
- the LOC107785862 gene encoding uncharacterized protein LOC107785862 — MARGTTGRRRFASRPPRLTPYPLPSTNQSEHMHQKKCSKIFENKDWEDATCSVCMEYPHNAVLLLCSSHDKGCRPYMCGTSFRYSNCLDQYKKAYTKLTLPHQTQSLQGSTDTSTVGSSEKHGVTELACPLCRGQVKGCTVVEPARVYLNAKKRSCMHTDCAFNGSYKEMRKHVRAEHPCARPREVDPLLEQKWSRLERERERDDVISTVTSSMPGAVVFGDYVIERSNYGFNSEDEEGFDADVVDRNEGVGLGINSNLMNVLLFLQAVGSTGNSGSNRSMGRHERYLNETLDGVIGMEHNHPRGGFDFSDEDRDSSGEDNHDNGISLAGRLRREGRVLLSHSGRRRRRREANAGRR; from the coding sequence ATGGCTAGAGGAACCACAGGAAGGCGCAGGTTTGCTTCTCGACCACCCAGGCTCACCCCATACCCTTTGCCATCCACTAATCAATCTGAACACATGCATCAAAAGAAATGCTCCAAGATTTTTGAGAACAAAGATTGGGAAGATGCAACATGTTCTGTATGCATGGAATATCCCCACAATGCTGTTCTACTTCTGTGTTCCTCTCATGACAAAGGATGTCGCCCCTATATGTGTGGAACTAGCTTCCGCTATTCAAACTGCCTTGATCAGTACAAGAAAGCCTACACTAAATTAACTCTGCCTCATCAGACTCAATCTCTTCAAGGTTCAACTGATACTTCAACTGTGGGCTCTTCAGAGAAACATGGGGTAACTGAACTTGCATGCCCGCTTTGTCGTGGCCAGGTGAAGGGTTGCACTGTGGTTGAACCTGCCAGAGTGTATCTGAATGCTAAGAAACGAAGCTGCATGCATACTGACTGTGCATTTAATGGAAGCTACAAGGAGATGAGAAAACATGTTAGGGCAGAGCACCCCTGTGCTAGGCCACGTGAAGTAGACCCCCTCCTTGAACAGAAATGGAGTAGGCTTGAGAGGGAACGAGAGAGGGATGATGTTATCAGCACTgttacatcttcaatgccagggGCAGTGGTGTTTGGTGATTATGTGATAGAAAGAAGTAATTATGGTTTTAATTCAGAGGATGAGGAGGGTTTTGATGCAGATGTGGTGGATCGTAATGAAGGTGTTGGACTGGGAATCAATAGCAATTTGATGAATGTGCTTCTGTTTTTGCAGGCTGTTGGTTCAACAGGGAATAGTGGGTCAAATAGAAGTATGGGACGGCATGAGAGATACTTAAACGAGACATTGGATGGAGTTATCGGTATGGAGCATAACCACCCAAGGGGTGGTTTTGATTTCTCCGATGAAGACAGGGACAGTAGTGGTGAGGATAATCATGATAATGGTATATCATTAGCTGGTCGTCTCCGCCGCGAAGGTAGGGTCCTTTTGAGTCACTCTGGGAGGAGACGGAGGCGTAGAGAAGCGAATGCAGGTCGGAGATAG